The proteins below come from a single Carnobacterium divergens DSM 20623 genomic window:
- a CDS encoding ABC transporter ATP-binding protein produces MENEKNEKTPLIVLKEINKYFPMGKEKLHVLKSLNLTIYEGEFIMIMGKSGSGKTTLMNIIGFLDRISDGTYLFKGTDVSSLSENKKSDYRNQFFGFVFQQFFLIDSLNVIQNVELPMVYQGVKKSSEKHERAKKYLDLVGLGTKLKSRATELSGGQQQRVAIARSLVNNPLLIMADEPTGALDSETGKEIMSTLSELNKEGKTIVMVTHDEDMTKYATRVIRMKDGVFVENGVTL; encoded by the coding sequence ATGGAAAATGAAAAAAATGAAAAAACCCCTTTGATTGTGCTAAAGGAAATCAATAAGTATTTTCCAATGGGAAAAGAAAAACTTCATGTCCTAAAATCATTAAACCTAACGATTTATGAAGGTGAGTTCATTATGATTATGGGGAAATCAGGGAGCGGTAAAACGACCTTGATGAATATTATTGGGTTTTTAGATCGAATTTCAGATGGAACTTATTTATTTAAAGGAACGGATGTGTCTTCTTTATCCGAAAATAAGAAGTCCGATTATCGCAATCAGTTCTTTGGTTTTGTTTTTCAACAGTTCTTTTTGATTGATTCTTTAAATGTTATTCAAAATGTTGAATTGCCAATGGTTTATCAAGGGGTCAAAAAAAGTAGCGAAAAACACGAACGAGCAAAAAAATATTTAGACTTAGTTGGTTTGGGAACAAAATTAAAGTCTCGTGCTACTGAGTTGTCAGGTGGACAACAGCAACGTGTAGCGATTGCAAGATCGTTAGTGAACAATCCGTTGTTGATTATGGCAGATGAGCCTACAGGTGCCTTAGATAGTGAAACAGGAAAAGAAATTATGAGTACATTAAGTGAATTAAATAAAGAAGGCAAAACAATTGTCATGGTAACGCATGATGAAGATATGACAAAATACGCAACTCGAGTAATTCGAATGAAAGATGGCGTCTTTGTAGAGAATGGGGTGACTTTATGA
- a CDS encoding ABC transporter permease encodes MIINILISTFLSLRAHKLRVFLTMVGIIIGITSVVCISTLGAGMKKQVMSANDTNANIMKIQYSMEDEESDGMNYISYKDSDFSFTRVDLKKIKDIKGIDAIYPDYGGVAGGDNIDVNMDYFGAKASLMATPNTGEVPLAFGRQIESRDANRDVIILDHSVFDDQIKMDKPEEMLNQAVSINGYMYKVIGIKEKFDYNNLSQSESMELDWNTVGSSIVSRASYNELAKSKQIQGINLKLKPDADRQQVLDEAVNRMTEAHPEVKGIFKENDSAQQQQKMMEDAVGGMTGFLMAITAISLLVGGIGVMNIMYVSVTERKREIGIRRAIGAKPRTILLQFLLEAAFITLIGGLIGIALGYGLSKLLGSFVQIIPVMTPQIFIISTVVSIFTGILFGIIPAINAAKMDPIKAIYR; translated from the coding sequence ATGATTATCAATATTTTAATCAGCACCTTTTTAAGTTTAAGAGCACACAAGCTTCGCGTATTTTTAACAATGGTTGGAATTATTATTGGAATCACATCGGTTGTCTGTATCTCAACTTTAGGTGCCGGGATGAAAAAGCAAGTAATGTCAGCTAATGATACCAATGCAAATATTATGAAAATTCAATACAGTATGGAAGACGAAGAATCAGACGGAATGAACTATATTAGTTATAAGGATAGTGATTTTTCTTTTACAAGAGTTGATTTGAAAAAAATAAAAGACATAAAAGGCATTGATGCAATCTATCCAGATTATGGTGGAGTAGCAGGTGGCGATAATATTGATGTCAATATGGATTACTTTGGGGCAAAAGCAAGTTTAATGGCAACCCCTAATACCGGCGAAGTTCCGTTAGCTTTTGGTCGTCAAATCGAATCCAGAGATGCCAATCGTGATGTGATTATTTTAGATCACAGTGTTTTTGACGATCAAATCAAGATGGATAAGCCAGAAGAAATGCTGAATCAGGCGGTTTCAATTAATGGTTACATGTACAAGGTAATTGGAATTAAAGAAAAGTTTGATTACAATAACCTTTCTCAAAGCGAAAGCATGGAGTTAGATTGGAATACCGTTGGAAGCAGCATTGTTTCAAGAGCTTCTTATAATGAGTTGGCAAAATCAAAACAAATCCAAGGAATTAATTTGAAATTAAAACCTGATGCGGATCGCCAACAAGTTTTAGATGAAGCCGTTAATAGAATGACCGAAGCCCATCCAGAGGTAAAAGGAATTTTCAAAGAAAACGACAGTGCACAGCAACAACAAAAAATGATGGAAGATGCTGTTGGTGGAATGACAGGATTTTTAATGGCAATTACAGCAATTTCACTTCTTGTTGGTGGGATTGGCGTGATGAATATTATGTATGTTTCGGTAACTGAAAGAAAACGTGAAATTGGGATTAGACGAGCAATTGGAGCTAAACCAAGAACGATTTTACTACAATTCTTACTTGAAGCAGCTTTTATCACCTTAATCGGAGGATTGATAGGAATCGCATTAGGTTATGGTCTATCTAAATTACTAGGATCATTTGTCCAAATAATTCCTGTAATGACGCCTCAAATCTTTATTATTTCAACAGTTGTGTCGATTTTTACTGGGATTCTATTTGGAATTATACCTGCAATTAATGCAGCAAAAATGGACCCAATCAAAGCAATCTATCGTTAA
- a CDS encoding DUF4044 domain-containing protein, producing MKNKDIYKTSYKKKQPTKMEKITKIVVWIMLFAMIGSGVLSVVYTLFFN from the coding sequence TTGAAAAATAAAGATATTTATAAAACAAGCTATAAGAAAAAACAACCTACTAAAATGGAAAAAATAACAAAAATCGTTGTTTGGATTATGTTATTCGCAATGATAGGTTCAGGTGTACTGTCAGTTGTCTATACTTTATTCTTTAACTAA